One segment of Papaver somniferum cultivar HN1 unplaced genomic scaffold, ASM357369v1 unplaced-scaffold_81, whole genome shotgun sequence DNA contains the following:
- the LOC113345474 gene encoding uncharacterized protein LOC113345474 codes for MKDLSPSLRPAPDAKILLSSILKVDGWEIQEGTDTHGRNRQKEGRPGLVCKVDFEKYFDNINWNCVDLTLAKFGFGHIWRSWTKWCILYARFAVLINGEATELFKSQKGIRQGDPISPFLFILITEVLSLMIKKAAASGLLSGFKVAQHGTVVNHLQFVDDLIVFLDDSEEQVANLKNIFLAFEIISGLKVNFRKSAIAGIGVDHNGASCADIFGCSLATLPINYLGIPFSSKSKCKSVWDIIIQRVCRFRKKDATVSQMINEYGAWDLDFRRNLKEEEVGEVALLLQVIGKPLLSADNDQWQWKHKDFSVANCYSTLDLDGYFSFSYKQIWNARVPLKVSFLVWTLCHKGAPTLDYLYRAGKVQNPDCLFCATAVETSDHLFLHCREAAKLWSYFLDSLDCAGPSHKM; via the exons atgaaagatctctcgCCATCACTCAGGCCTGCACCAGATGCTAAAATCCTACTTTCTTCGATATTGAAGGTTGACGGATGGGAAATACAAGAAGGAACTGACACCCATGGGAGAAAT agGCAAAAGGAGGGCAGGCCAGGTCTGGTTTGTAAAGTTGATTTTGAGAAATATTTTGACAACATTAATTGGAACTGCGTTGATCTTACTCTTGCAAAGTTTGGTTTTGGCCACATTTGGAGAAGCTGGACTAAATGGTGCATTTTGTATGCTAGGTTTGCGGTGCTTATAAATGGTGAAGCTACTGAGTTGTTCAAAAGTCAGAAGGGTATAAGACAAGGTGACCCAATTTcaccttttctttttattttgataacTGAAGTGTTATCCTTAATGATCAAGAAAGCGGCTGCATCAGGTCTCTTATCTGGTTTTAAAGTCGCACAACATGGAACTGTGGTAAATCATTTGCAGTTCGTGGATGATCTGATTGTATTCCTTGATGATTCTGAAGAACAAGTGGCTAAtctcaagaatatttttcttgctTTTGAGATTATTTCTGGACTTAAAGTTAATTTTAGGAAGAGTGCAATAGCAGGTATTGGTGTTGATCATAATGGTGCTAGTTGTGCGGACATTTTTGGATGTAGTCTGGCCACTCTTCCTATCAACTATCTTGGAATCCCATTCAGCAGTAAATCCAAGTGTAAATCAGTTTGGGACATTATTATTCAGAGAGT ATGCCGGTTTCG GAAAAAAGATGCTACTGTTTCTCAAATGATTAATGAATATGGAGCATGGGATTTGGATTttagaagaaatttgaaagagGAAGAAGTGGGAGAGGTAGCACTCTTACTGCAAGTAATTGGTAAGCCACTTTTGTCTGCTGATAATGATCAGTGGCAATGGAAGCACAAAGATTTTTCTGTTGCTAATTGTTATTCTACTCTTGATTTAGATGGTTATTTCTCTTTTTCGTATAAACAAATTTGGAATGCCAGAGTTCCTTTAAAGGTTTCTTTCTTGGTGTGGACTCTTTGTCATAAAGGTGCACCAACTTTGGACTATTTATATAGAGCTGGTAAGGTTCAGAATCCAGATTGTTTGTTTTGTGCAACAGCTGTAGAGACTAGTGATCACTTGTTTTTACATTGTAGAGAGGCTGCCAAGTTATGGAGTTATTTCCTTGATAGTTTGGATTGTGCTGGACCTTCACACAAGATGTGA